Below is a window of Burkholderia cepacia DNA.
CGAACGACAGCGTGTTCGGCCTGGCGGCCGGCATCTGGACGCGCGACTACAAGCGCGCATGGCGTATCGCGCGCGCGCTGGAGACGGGCACCGTCTGGATCAACACGTACAAGCTGTTTTCGATTTCCACGCCGTTCTCGGGCTGGAAGGAGAGCGGGATGGGTCGCGAGAAGGGCCGTCTCGGCATCCGCGAGTACATGCAGCAGAAGAGCCTCTACTGGGGCTTGAACGACGCGCCGCTGCCGTGGGCGAACTGAGCGAAGGGGAATGACGCAATGAGCATTTTGGGAATCGAGCAGATCACGTACGGCGTCGACGACCTCGCGACCTGCCGGCGCTTTTTCGCCGACTGGGGGATGAAGGAAGTCGCGCACGACGATACGCGCGCGCGTTTCGAGACGCTGAACGGCTGCACCGTGCTGGCCGTCAAGGCCGACGATCCGGCGCTGCCGCCTGCATTCGAAAGCGGCCCGACGCTGCGGGAAGTCACGTGGGGCGTCGCGACGCAGGCCGAACTCGACGCGCTGCGTACGAAGCTCGCGGGTCAGCCCGGCTATTACGCACAGGACGATGCGGTCGGCTGCATCGACCCGAACGGGATGGCGATCCGCGTCGAAGTCACGCGCAAGCGCGAACTCGACATCACGGGCTCGCCGTCGAACGTGTGGGGCCAGACGCTGCGCGTCGACCAGCCGAGCCCGATCTATGCGCGCGCGGAGCCGGTCGAGGTCGGGCATGTCGTGTTCTTCACCAACTGCCTCGACGCTCAGGAAAAGTTCTATCACGAGCTGCTCGGCTTCGAGACGTCGGACCGTTATCCAGGACGCGGCGCGTTCATGCGCTGCGCGCCGCACGGCGGCCATCACGACCTGTTCCTGCTCGCACTTCCGAACGGCAAACGTGGCCTGAACCACGTCGCGTTCACCGTGCGCGACATCCACGAAGTGTTCGGCGGCGGCATGCACATCGACCGCTGCGGCTGGGAGACGCAACTTGGCCCGGGCCGTCACCCCGTGTCGTCCGCTTACTTCTGGTACTTCCAGAATCCGGCCGGCGGCCTGATCGAGTACTACGCCGACGAAGACATGCTGACGCCCGAGTGGCAGCCGCGCGAATTCGAGCCGGGCCCGACCGTGTTCGCCGAATGGGCCGTCGACGGTGGCCTCGACGGCAACACGCGCAGGCAGAAGAACGCGAAGGCGCCGGAAGGCAAGTTCATGACGGAGCGCAAATCATGAGCGAAGAGAACGCACAGGCGCAGCCCGCGCCCGGCACGGTCGTCGTGATCGGCGGCGGCCAGGCCGCCGGCTGGGTGCTGAAGACGCTGCGCGCGGAAGGTTTCACGGGCCGTCTCGTGATGATCGCCGACGAGCCGCATCTGCCGTACGAGCGTCCGCCGCTGTCGAAGGCCGTGCTGGCCGGCGATGCCGACATCGAAACCGTGCGCGTCGTGCGTCCCGACGAATTCGATGCGCTGAACGTCGAGGCATGGCAACCGGAACGCGCGGCGTCGATCGACCGTGCACGCCGCGTCGTGAAAACCGAAAGCGGCCGCGAGATCGAATACGACCGGCTCGTGATCGCGACCGGCGGCACGTCGCGTCGGCTGCCCGATGCGATCGTCAAGACGCCGAACCTGCACTACCTGCGCACGCTCGACGAAGCGGCGGCGCTCGGCGAGAAGCTGCGTGCGAGCCAGCGTGTGCTCGTGATCGGCGGTGGCTGGATCGGCCTCGAAGTCGCGGCGACCGCGCGCAAGCTCGGCGTCGACGCGGTCGTGGTCGAAGGCGCGCCGCGGCTGTGCGGCCGCTCGGTGCCGCAGATCGTGTCGGATTTCCTGCTCGACCTGCATCGCTCGAACGGCGTCGACGTGCGCACGGGCGCGGCGCTCGCGTCGCTCGACGCGCAGCCTGACGACGCATCGAAGGTCCGCGCGACGCTCGCCGACGGCACGACGATCGACGCCGATTTCGCGGTGGCCGGCATCGGCCTCGCGCTGAACGCGTCGCTCGCGAGCGATGCGGGGCTGGCGGTCGACGACGGCATCGTCGTCGACGAATTCGGCGCGACCAGCGACCCGGCGATTTTCGCGTGCGGCGACGTCGCGAACCATCACAACGGCTGGCTGAAGCGGCGCGTGCGGCTCGAATCGTGGGCCAACGCGCAGAACCAGGCGATCGCGGCGGGGAAGGCCGTGCTCGGCGTGCGCGCACCGTACGCGGAGATTCCGTGGTTCTGGTCCGATCAGTACGACGTGAACCTGCAGATCCTCGGCGATCTGCCGGCCGATGCGCAGCTCGTCGTGCGCGGCGATCTCGCCGCGCGCCGTGCGACGCTGTTTTTTGTGGGCGACGGGCATGTGAGAGGTGTCATCGCCGTGAACAACGCACGCGAGCTGAAGCTCGCGCGCAAGTGGATGAACCAGGGCCGGGCAGTGGATACGGAAGCCCTGGCAGACACGACCAAAGCGCTTGCCTGACCGGCGAAAGACCAGGAGACACCCCGCATGAGCACTTTCGACAACGTCGTGGCCGGTCGCGCCACGATGGAAGCTGCCGCCTCCACGCCCGGCGCGATCATCGCGCGGCTCGAGCGGCTTCCGGCCAACTCGATGCAGATCCGTGCGCGCGTGCTGATCGGCACCGCGACGTTCTTCGACGGCTTCGACGTGATCACGATCGCGGCGACGCTGCCGTTGCTGATCCACAAATGGGGGCTGTCGCCGACGCAGATCGGCATGCTGATCGCGTCCGGCGCGATCGGCCAACTGATCGGCGCGTTCCTGTTTCCCGCGCTGGCGGAGAAGCACGGCCGCGTGAAGGCGATCGCGTGGAGCTCGGCCGTGATCGGCATCACGAGCATCGCGTGCGGCTTCGCGCCGACCTTCGAAGTGTTCGTGCTGCTGCGGATCCTGCAAGGGCTCGGGCTCGGCGGCGAGCTGCCGGTCGCCGCGACGTACATCAACGAGATCACGCGTGCGCATGGCCGCGGCCGTTTCGTGCTGCTGTACGAGATCGTGTTCCCGATCGGCCTGCTCGTGTCGATGGCGCTCGGTGCGTGGCTCGTGCCGCGCTTCGGCTGGGAAATCATGTACTTCGTCGGCGGGCTGCCGCTGATCCTGTCGCTCGTGCTCACGCGTCTCGTGCCGGAATCGCCGCGCTGGCTCGCGTCGCGCGGGCGGCTCGCGGAAGCCGGGCGCGCAACGAGCGTGTTCGAAGCGTCGGTGCGCGGCGAACTGCCGCCCGTCACGCAGGTGGCTGCGTTCGACGAAATGGTGCGCCAGCATCCGAAGCGCAAGATGAGCGACCTGTTCAGCGCCGCGTATCGCAAGCGCACGCTCGCCGTGGCGACGTTGTGGGCGACCTGCGGGTTCATCCAGTACGGGCTGTCGACCTGGCTGCCGACGATCTACAAGAATTTCTATCACGCGCCGCTGCAGCTCGCGCTGAACCTCGCGGTGATCGGCTCGGTGATGGGCGTGTTCGGGTCGCTGGCGTCCGCGCTGCTGGTCGACAAGCTCGGCCGCAAGCCGGTGATCGTATGGTCGTTCGTGCTGTGTGCGCTTTCGCTGGCGTTCGCGGGCGTCTATCACGCGTCGTCGGTGTACGTCGTCGCGATTTTCTGTTCGCTGTCGCTCGGGTTGATGGCGTCGGGGTTCATCACCGCGTACGTCTACACGCCGGAGCAGTATCCGACGAGCATCCGCGCGTCGGGCTGCGGGCTCGGCAGCGCCTGGCTGAAGATCGCGTCGTTCGTCGCGCCGATGGTCGTGCCGCACGCGATCATCGGTGGAAACCTCGCGCCGGCGTTCTACCTGATCGGCATCGTGCCGCTGATCGCGGCAGTGACCGTGCACTTCGTCGGGATCGAGACGAAGGGGAAGGTGCTGGAGGCGCTGGAGGCGTAAGCGCGGCCGGCCGCAACGGTTGAGGTGAAGCGAAAGGCCCGGATTTCGTCCGGGCCTTTTTTCGCTTTCGGCGGTTTGCATGGTCTAATCGTCCGATCATTTATTTCCGACCGCCGCCACTGCCATGCCGATGTTCGACACCGTCACGCTCGAGACACCGCGTCTCGTCCTTCGTCCGCCGCGCGAATCCGATGCGCATGCACTGTTCGATCTGTGGTCGGACGCCGAAGCGATGCGCTATTTTTCGTTCTCGCCGATGACGCACGTCGAACAGGCGATCGAACGCGTCGAGCGCAACCTGCGGACGTCGGCGAGCGGGCAGGATTTCGTGTGCGTGCTCGAACTGCGGGAAACCGGCGACGTGCTGGGTGAATGCGTGCTGTTTCATGCGAACGAGCAATGCCGGCGTGCCGAGATCGGATTCAGCCTGCGTCGCAAATTCTGGAATGGCGGATACATGCGTGAAGCGGCGTCGGCCGTGATCGAGCATGCGTTCGATACGTTGTGCCTGAACCGGCTCGAAGCCGATATCGATCCACGCAACGTCGCGTCGGCACGGCTGCTCGAACGGCTCGGCTTCGAGCGGGAAGGGCTGCTGCGCGAACGCTGGATCGTCGGCGACGAAGTGTCGGACAGCGCGCTGTACGGGTTGCTGGCGAGCGATCGGCGCGGGTGAGGCGACAGGGCGCGCATGACCCAAGGGCCGGTGACTTGCCGGATTCACGAGTCGAACGTACGCTTTGTCGACATCACGGCTCACCAGCGGGTGCTCGACCATGCAAGCCCATCCTCTACGTCTTTCCCCCGGCGACGATCTGCGCGGCGCCATCGAGGCGGCATTACGTCAGCACGAATCGCATGCCGCCTTCGTGATCCAGGGCATCGGCAGCCTGAGCGTCGCGCAACTGCGCTTCGCCGGCGTCGACCAGCCGACCGAACTGCGCGGCGACCTCGAAATCCTGACGCTGGCCGGTTCGGTATCGCCGGACGGCGCACACCTGCACATGTCCGTTTCCGACGCGCACGGCCGCGTGTGGGGTGGCCATGTCGCGAGCGGTTGCGTGGTGCGTACGACGGCCGAAATCCTGCTGGCGCTGCTTCCCGCGCATCGTTTCTCGCGCGAACCCGACGCGGGCACCGGCTTCAACGAGCTGGTGATCCGCCGCGTGCCGGGTGCCGGCGACGCATGAAAAAATGGCGCCGCGGCCTTTCGGCCTGTGGCGCCATTGCGCGGCGCTGCGGCGGTTACCACCCGCCGCAGCCCGACTGCGTGCTTACATCTGCACGGTGTCGGCCACTTCCTTGAAGTCTTCGATCTGGTCGAAGTTCATGTACTTGTAGATCTTGTCGCCGTTCGCGGTGAGCACGCCCATGTCGGCCATGTACTCTTCCTTGGTCGGGATCTTGCCCAGACGCGAGCAGATCGCTGCCAGTTCCGCCGAGCCGAGATACACGTTCGTGTTCTTGCCGAGACGGTTCGGGAAGTTGCGGGTCGACGTCGACATGACCGTCGCGCCTTCGCGCACCTGAGCCTGGTTACCCATGCACAGCGAGCAGCCCGGCATTTCGGTACGGGCACCGGCCGTGCCGAACACGCCGTAGTGGCCTTCTTCCGTCAGCTGCTTCTGGTCCATCTTGGTCGGCGGCGCGACCCACAGCTTGACCGGGATGTCGCGCTTGCCTTCCAGCAGCTTCGACGCGGCACGGAAGTGACCGATGTTGGTCATGCACGAACCGATGAACACTTCGTCGATCTTGGCGCCGGCGACTTCGGACAGCGTCTTCACGTCGTCCGGGTCGTTCGGGCATGCGACGATCGGCTCGTGGATGTCGGCGAGGTCGATCTCGATGACGGCCGCGTACTCGGCGTCGGCATCCGGCGACAGCAGTTGCGGGTCGGCCAGCCACTGCTCCATCGCCGCGATACGGCGCTGCAGGCTGCGCGGATCCTGGTAACCCTGCGCGATCATCCACTTGAGCAGCGTGATGTTGCTGTTCAGGTACTCGATGATCGGTTCCTTGTTCAGGTGCACCGAGCAACCGGCGGCCGAACGCTCGGCGGATGCATCCGACAGCTCGAACGCTTGCTCGACCTTCAGGTCGGGCAGGCCTTCGATTTCGAGGATGCGGCCCGAGAAGATGTTCTTCTTGCCTTGCTTGGCGACCGTCAGCATGCCTTGCTTGATCGCGTACAGCGGGATCGCGTTGACGAGGTCACGCAGCGTGACGCCCGGCTGCATCTTGCCCTTGAAGCGGACCAGCACCGATTCCGGCATGTCCAGCGGCATCGTGCCGGTGGCGGCCGCGAACGCGACCAGGCCCGAACCTGCCGGGAAGCTGATGCCGATCGGGAAGCGCGTGTGCGAATCGCCGCCGGTGCCGACGGTGTCGGGCAGCAGCATGCGGTTCAGCCACGAGTGGATCACGCCGTCGCCCGGGCGCAGTGCGATGCCTCCGCGCGTGCTGATGAAGTTCGGCAGCGTCTGGTGCGTCTTCACGTCGACCGGCTTCGGATAAGCGGCGGTGTGGCAGAACGACTGCATCACGAGGTCGGCCGAGAAGCCGAGGCAGGCCAGATCCTTCAGTTCGTCGCGGGTCATCGGGCCCGTGGTGTCCTGCGAGCCGACCGAGGTCATCTTCGGTTCGCAGTACGTGCCCGGGCGCACGCCCTGGCCTTCCGGCAAACCGCAGGCGCGGCCGACCATCTTCTGCGCGAGCGAGAAACCCTTGCCGCTGTCGGCCGGCTGGTGCGGCAGGCGGAACAGCGTCGACGGCGCGAGGCCGAGCGCTTCGCGTGCCTTCGCGGTCAGGCCACGGCCGATGATCAGCGGAATGCGGCCGCCGGGCGCGCACTTCGTCGAACAGCACGTCGGACTTGACCTGGAATTCGGCGATCACGTTGCCGTCCTTCAGCGCCTTGCCTTCGTACGGGCGCAGTTCGACCACGTCGCCCATTTCCATCTGCGACACGTCGAGCTCGATCGGCAGCGCGCCGGCATCTTCCATCGTGTTGTAGAAGATCGGGGCGATCTTGCTGCCGAGGCACACGCCGCCGAAGCGCTTGTTCGGCACGAACGGGATGTCTTCACCGGTGAACCACAGCACCGAGTTGGTGGCCGACTTGCGCGAGGAGCCGGTGCCGACCACGTCGCCCACGTAGGCGACCAGGTGACCCTTTTCCTTCAGCGATTCGATGAACTTGACCGGGCCGCGCTTGCCGTCTTCTTCCGGCGTGATGCCCGGGCGCGCGTTCTTCAGCATCGCCAGCGCGTGCATCGGGATGTCCGGGCGGGTGGTGGCGTCCGGCGCCGGCGACAGGTCGTCGGTGTTGGTTTCGCCCGTCACCTTGAACACGGTGATGGTCAGGCTTTGCGGCACTTCCGGGCGGCTCGTGAACCATTCGGCGTCGGCCCAGCTCTGCAGCACGGCCTGCGCGTGCGCGTTGCCCTTGTCGGCGAGTTCCTTCACGTCATGGAACTGGTCGAACATCAGCAGGGTTTTCTTCAGTGCGTCGGCGGCGACGGCAGCGACTGCCTCGTCGGACAGCAGCTCGATCAGCGGCTGGATGTTGTAGCCGCCCAGCATCGTGCCGAGCAGTTCGGTGGCGCGTGCGCGCGAGATCAGCGGGCAGGCGGTCTCGCCCTTGGCCACGGCTGCCAGGAAGCCGGCCTTCACGCGGGCGGCTTCGTCGACGCCTGCAGGTACGCGATGGGTGATCAGGTCGACGAGCGTCTGCTCTTCGCCGGCCGGCGGGTTGATCAGCAATTCGACCAGTTCGGCGGTCTGCTGAGCCGTCAGCGGCAGGGGAGGAATACCGAGCGCGGCGCGGGCGGCCACGTGAGCACGAAAGTTTTCAAGCATGGGGAGACCTGCTGATATTGCGTTTGAGGGGAAGGCCTTGCCGGCACTCCGGGGCTATTCCAGGCACTGCTTTGAGCGGGATTCTAATCTCAATGCTCTTTAACGTCAAATGTCTTATGTCTTATATAA
It encodes the following:
- a CDS encoding VOC family protein, which translates into the protein MSILGIEQITYGVDDLATCRRFFADWGMKEVAHDDTRARFETLNGCTVLAVKADDPALPPAFESGPTLREVTWGVATQAELDALRTKLAGQPGYYAQDDAVGCIDPNGMAIRVEVTRKRELDITGSPSNVWGQTLRVDQPSPIYARAEPVEVGHVVFFTNCLDAQEKFYHELLGFETSDRYPGRGAFMRCAPHGGHHDLFLLALPNGKRGLNHVAFTVRDIHEVFGGGMHIDRCGWETQLGPGRHPVSSAYFWYFQNPAGGLIEYYADEDMLTPEWQPREFEPGPTVFAEWAVDGGLDGNTRRQKNAKAPEGKFMTERKS
- a CDS encoding NAD(P)/FAD-dependent oxidoreductase; the protein is MSEENAQAQPAPGTVVVIGGGQAAGWVLKTLRAEGFTGRLVMIADEPHLPYERPPLSKAVLAGDADIETVRVVRPDEFDALNVEAWQPERAASIDRARRVVKTESGREIEYDRLVIATGGTSRRLPDAIVKTPNLHYLRTLDEAAALGEKLRASQRVLVIGGGWIGLEVAATARKLGVDAVVVEGAPRLCGRSVPQIVSDFLLDLHRSNGVDVRTGAALASLDAQPDDASKVRATLADGTTIDADFAVAGIGLALNASLASDAGLAVDDGIVVDEFGATSDPAIFACGDVANHHNGWLKRRVRLESWANAQNQAIAAGKAVLGVRAPYAEIPWFWSDQYDVNLQILGDLPADAQLVVRGDLAARRATLFFVGDGHVRGVIAVNNARELKLARKWMNQGRAVDTEALADTTKALA
- a CDS encoding GNAT family N-acetyltransferase, with the translated sequence MPMFDTVTLETPRLVLRPPRESDAHALFDLWSDAEAMRYFSFSPMTHVEQAIERVERNLRTSASGQDFVCVLELRETGDVLGECVLFHANEQCRRAEIGFSLRRKFWNGGYMREAASAVIEHAFDTLCLNRLEADIDPRNVASARLLERLGFEREGLLRERWIVGDEVSDSALYGLLASDRRG
- a CDS encoding PPC domain-containing DNA-binding protein; translation: MQAHPLRLSPGDDLRGAIEAALRQHESHAAFVIQGIGSLSVAQLRFAGVDQPTELRGDLEILTLAGSVSPDGAHLHMSVSDAHGRVWGGHVASGCVVRTTAEILLALLPAHRFSREPDAGTGFNELVIRRVPGAGDA
- a CDS encoding MFS transporter, which produces MSTFDNVVAGRATMEAAASTPGAIIARLERLPANSMQIRARVLIGTATFFDGFDVITIAATLPLLIHKWGLSPTQIGMLIASGAIGQLIGAFLFPALAEKHGRVKAIAWSSAVIGITSIACGFAPTFEVFVLLRILQGLGLGGELPVAATYINEITRAHGRGRFVLLYEIVFPIGLLVSMALGAWLVPRFGWEIMYFVGGLPLILSLVLTRLVPESPRWLASRGRLAEAGRATSVFEASVRGELPPVTQVAAFDEMVRQHPKRKMSDLFSAAYRKRTLAVATLWATCGFIQYGLSTWLPTIYKNFYHAPLQLALNLAVIGSVMGVFGSLASALLVDKLGRKPVIVWSFVLCALSLAFAGVYHASSVYVVAIFCSLSLGLMASGFITAYVYTPEQYPTSIRASGCGLGSAWLKIASFVAPMVVPHAIIGGNLAPAFYLIGIVPLIAAVTVHFVGIETKGKVLEALEA